taatttaaatttatattgaagATAAACTCCAACTATGTATTTCAGAAGATTAAAGGATCAATACGCATAAaacttgatatatattataagcaCGGAAgtttaaactaattaaaaatatatatggagGAAATTCACCACCGTATATTTTCaatatgttttatcaaaaggCTGTTGCATGGTATAAGGTAATTACAACTCATTACAAATTCAGATTTCAAACCAACTAGTGGAGACTATACAATTTTCACATAGAACATAATACTGGAGTGTTTTAAGAAGCTTGAGTGGAGAAGGGTATGCATGCTAACTCAAACACATCCTACCTATGATATCACAATTAGTGTAAGTAGATAATTTATCAGGTAACCGGGACACCTGAATCTAACCGGCCGGACCAGTTTAGAACCAACAAAGTCCGCCATGAATTGATTTACCAATACATTTGATCATTTGATAACTTTCTTTagtaaaacaaattaatattaaaGAACTTATGGAGCTCCGTTACAAACAAGAgagaaatatgaaaataattgaCGGGGTCCAGTCATGGCCGCTTAGTCACCTTCATGGATGCAACGTTTGTCCTCTGACCCGATATGGGCCACTATTCTTGTCTTTTTGgtgtttttctttccttttctcatCACAGTCAGCTGCTTTGCCCTTGTTATTATCACATGATTACTACATTTTTTACCACTGCTTGATTCTTTCTTTCTGGCCCCACAAGTTGGTTTTTAAATGCAATCAAGAAGGCCCATCAAAAAAAAATCGGGTGGTTCCCTAAAACACCCTTTGATCTAGGAGCTGATAGTGATAGAATGCGTTGGTTGAACACGTGATTTATGGTGGAAACTAGGGCGACTTTCGTCATTCAAGGAAGGAATTCTTGTCCCAGGAAGACTTTAAAAGTCAAGACAGTTAAGTTTTTGATTAGATGAATCATGCGACAATGAATATTCAGTTAAGTTCGTTTATGTTTCTGGAAAAAATCATAATGTTTTGGACAAGGAGAGCAAGTCTAGGCGAAAATAGATTTAATATTATAGGATGATTTAAcagatttatttttgtataatttctACTTGTGCACAGTCccaatttttaatttgtttctgttGTTCTGGTTGATGATAACAAAAACAGGAAAAAGATCTGTGGTtacgaaataataaaaaaaaaacaaaaccaacttaACATTACCAATTAACGATTGATTAAACTGAAAAGTGAATCTGAATTATCAATTTTGCATTTAGTTACATATTTATGGATTTTATAAAGAGGAAAAATATCTTTCGAAACATACCAATATGATCATGCTTTTGATATTTAGCCAAAAAACGTTTTCCAGAAATTGGGTCATCATATATAATGGTACATTTATTTAGAACAGATTTTAGTAATACAAACTCGTCAAATAGattatttactattttttgtcaactataGATTTTTTACTTTTGTGAGTTGGATACATGAAGTTTTGGATTGAGTTTTCTTTTACAGGAACTGAGATCatgcattttaaaatatatagtataataaCTATAGTGTAATGTAGTTTATTAGTTTAAAACTTATTACTACTTTTCCTCTTAAAAGTTGGATCCTAATTAATTGTTGACGAAGACCGGATGAATTGGGGTCGGCGAAAAACTTGgttatagttaaaaaaaaacacttggttatagatgatttaaaataaaaagggtcAATTAAAAACCCCTACACATGTTGATTCGCCGGTTCGGTATGTAACTTAAGCTGGTTCAAACAATAAGTTCTTAAACCAGAATTAACCGACTGTAATAAAGAGCAAACCGGAAGTCTGAATATGTATTGACGCGGATTAGATTTGGTAGGGAgcaatttaattaaaaacaaagttAATCTAGCaacatttaaaaagaaaaagatagatACTGTCTGAATtagaaaaaaatccaaattaataccccaacaaaagaaaaaaaaagttttcttctGTAAAGGAAACGcgacaaaagagaaagagagagagagagagaagaggaaggTGGGCTTTAAAAAGAGAGGACTCGTGGAGGCTTTACTGAAGCGATCCGTGGAACCAAGCTGACACAAAGTGGCCACaacatcttctccttctccgcCTTAACGTTTGATACATTCACGATTCTTAACCCTAATCTTCACGCTCGTTTCCTTCCTAAACAAGGTACGCATTCCCTCATGGATCCATTATTTATCCCTGCATGTTATTGGTTTTATTATCAATCTCACAATCAAAAACTTCTTTGAAGAAATATGACGGAGGCGACGAAGGTGATGTACATAGTGGTGGTCGACGGCGATGTTGATATAACGACGGCGATTCTCGAAGAAGACGGAAGCGGGAATTGGAAAGATTCGTTTAGGTATACGCGTCCGGTTTTGCAAAGCACTCTTCAGCTCATGGGATGCAAAGCGCGTCACGCCTTCAAGGTCATCACGctccttctttcttttctttttttttctcagattcttttttttttttggggtttgatttattttccgATAACATCGCTTTCATCGAGTTCTGATTCTTTATTCTTGTCCTTTAATGGTTTGAGAGTATTtccatttaatttttattttaattataaaagcTATATGGATGGAACAATATCATACTAACGAATATACATTTCTAGTCAGGACTTTTAATGGATTCTAGAACAGAGTTGTGTCTGGATTTAGACAAGTTTTAAGCACGTTGTTTTGTCGTCTCAGTTTCGTACTTTGGCTTTACTGACCGACATGTCTTTtctcttgatatttatttttttggtgaatgagatgattaattattttactaatatttgaGATTGAAAGTAAACATGACTTTGATTCTATCAATGTTTTTTCTAATTTGGATTGTTTACTGATTTTACAGAATAATATGTTTACCTTTGATTGGTGTGATGTTATCTAATTGTGTTATGTTCCTCATGTCTTTGGATTCTATGTTAGTCTTTTCATAAGcgtctttggtttcttgtaaAGGCACCATGTTTCAAGATAGATCCtaagttgtgttttttttttctttggttgtGAGCAGATTAGCCGCAGGGCTTTCGAGTTAATAAGAAGTGAGGGATCATTAATACTTTCCCCCTCACATGGGAAAGAATCTGTATTTGGGAAGGCAGTTGATGCTCCCTCAGCTTGTGATGGTGTAGAAAAGGTTAACAAAGTTAATTTCTCAGCTACCAATGATGCTGATGATAAGAGCAGAAGTAAGCCGTTTGAGATGTATAAAAAGCGCACAACCGTTGTTGTTTTGAGGGAGACATTTGTAAACGTTGTCTGTGACGCTCTTGCTGAATACAAGTATGTGGGTCATGACCAAAGGGCTGACTTGATTCTGGCGTGCAAGTAATTTTTCTTACCATTAATCAGAAACATATATGTGGTGAAGATATCATCAATATGCTGTTTTACTTCGCATAATCATATCTTAAAAGTTCTTATTATTTGATGCAGGATTAGAGAAAGGAAAGAATCTGTGACGGTTCTGCTGTGTGGCACTAGTGGCTGTGGCAAATCTACACTCTCTGCACTTTtggtattattcataataactATTTATGAGCTTTAGATTAGCCATAATAAGACGCCTTTTTGGCTATTTGTTTTAGGTTACATTTTGAGAAGCTTATATTAATGATGCATCTTGTGTTAACAGGGCAGCAGGTTGGGCATTACAACAGTTGTCTCAACTGACTCAATCCGCCATATGATGAGAAGTTTCGTTGATGAGAAGCAGGATCCTCTGCTTTGGGCTTCCACCTACCATGCTGGAGAGTACCTCGACCCTTTGGCAGTTGCCGAGTCTAAagccaaaagaagaagagcCAAAAAGCTGAATACTTATGGAAAATCACTACTTGAGGACGAGAAACCAAATGCCTTTGCAGATTCTCAATCGACCACTCCTGTACTGTTAAGCCACAAGCAAATGGCTGTAGAAGGATTCAAGGCTCAGAGTGAAATGGTGATTGATAATCTCGATAGGCTCATTACCTCATGGGAAGAAAGGAAAGAGTCTGTGGTCGTTGAAGGTGTCCATCTAAGCCTTAACTTTGTGGTAAGTCTCTCTCTTTGTAACACATCTCATTTTGTAATAAGTAATTCTAACTTCTTGTTTGTTTATAGATGGGGCTGATGAAAAAGCATCCTTCAATAGTTCCTTTCATGGTTTACATCTCAAACGAGGAGAAACATTTGGAACGGTTTGCAGTGAGAGCTAAGTACATGACACTTGACCCAGAGAAAAACAAGTACGTGAAGTATATACGTAACATCAGAACCATACAAGACTACTTGTGCAAAAGAGCTGACAAACATCTAGTTCCCAAGATAAACAACACCAACGTTGACAAAAGCGTGGCAGCAATCCACGCGACGGTCTTCAGTTGCATGCGTAGGCGAGAAGCAGGAGAGCAGCTCTATGATGCTACCACCAATACTGTCTCTGTGATAGATGACGAGTATAGGAACCAGTGTACAGCTAATTCATTGAGTTCCAAAGGAATGTTTCAGCTGATCCAAAGGAAAGGCTCTTCTAGGAATCTAATGGCTCTTCTGAATACTGATGGCACTTTCGCAA
This genomic stretch from Brassica napus cultivar Da-Ae chromosome C9, Da-Ae, whole genome shotgun sequence harbors:
- the LOC106407600 gene encoding P-loop NTPase domain-containing protein LPA1 homolog 1, which gives rise to MTEATKVMYIVVVDGDVDITTAILEEDGSGNWKDSFRYTRPVLQSTLQLMGCKARHAFKISRRAFELIRSEGSLILSPSHGKESVFGKAVDAPSACDGVEKVNKVNFSATNDADDKSRSKPFEMYKKRTTVVVLRETFVNVVCDALAEYKYVGHDQRADLILACKIRERKESVTVLLCGTSGCGKSTLSALLGSRLGITTVVSTDSIRHMMRSFVDEKQDPLLWASTYHAGEYLDPLAVAESKAKRRRAKKLNTYGKSLLEDEKPNAFADSQSTTPVLLSHKQMAVEGFKAQSEMVIDNLDRLITSWEERKESVVVEGVHLSLNFVMGLMKKHPSIVPFMVYISNEEKHLERFAVRAKYMTLDPEKNKYVKYIRNIRTIQDYLCKRADKHLVPKINNTNVDKSVAAIHATVFSCMRRREAGEQLYDATTNTVSVIDDEYRNQCTANSLSSKGMFQLIQRKGSSRNLMALLNTDGTFARTWPLAGKVDETGKPVFCNETNGMEHPVYGYLQKAEPVNLQFGLFGISAWPSDGATSRAGSVDLGENASRHYSSCCSSPRMSEGTSKELKEEQSVHGSDEEVEDDPPEQEDTDFSDDDDNKRDHEEVGSVDEQSTKSDEEYDDLAMEDKSYWTDDEEESRDTVAVMSEKNHKPATKDDKYIQNLDLFLRTANQQLVEPLELCASLLTCEYGDARLWSGKEKMRKRSLSISALGKRGSGLGDPILLGAP